A region from the Clostridia bacterium genome encodes:
- a CDS encoding zinc ribbon domain-containing protein encodes MPIFEYKCRKCGRKFEELVFGCAKVKCPDCGNDQVDKLPSAFGFKNGSEFVASTHGGGSCGSCGGGSCSACGH; translated from the coding sequence ATGCCGATATTCGAGTACAAGTGCAGGAAGTGCGGACGCAAGTTCGAGGAACTGGTATTCGGTTGCGCGAAGGTGAAGTGCCCAGATTGCGGCAACGATCAGGTGGACAAGCTTCCTTCCGCGTTTGGGTTCAAAAACGGCTCTGAGTTCGTAGCGTCAACGCATGGAGGAGGCTCATGCGGGTCCTGCGGTGGCGGATCATGCAGTGCCTGCGGGCACTAG